The following coding sequences are from one Streptococcus sp. NPS 308 window:
- a CDS encoding LicD family protein, with product MSDLKAIQARSLEMAEYFVAFCKEHDLLCYLCGGGAIGALRNKGFIPWDDDLDFFMPRKDYEKLVELWPRYADERYFLSKSHKDFVDRNLFITIRDKETTCIKPYQKDLDLPHGLALDVLPLDYYPKNPAERKKQVRWALIYSLFCAQTVPEKHGAVMKWGSRILLGLTPKSLRYRIWKKAEKEMTKYTLSESDGITELCSGPGYMRNKYPIAAFEDNLFLPFEGTEMPIPVGYDAYLSTAFGDYMTPPPADKQVPHHDAIIADMDKSYTEYKGEYGA from the coding sequence ATGAGTGATTTGAAAGCGATTCAGGCTCGTAGTCTGGAAATGGCTGAATATTTCGTCGCATTTTGTAAAGAACATGACTTGTTGTGCTATCTCTGTGGTGGAGGGGCTATTGGTGCTCTTCGCAACAAGGGCTTCATTCCTTGGGATGATGACCTAGACTTTTTCATGCCTCGCAAGGACTATGAAAAATTAGTTGAACTATGGCCTCGTTATGCAGATGAGCGTTATTTTTTGTCAAAGAGTCACAAGGATTTTGTAGACCGTAACCTTTTTATTACCATTCGTGATAAGGAAACAACTTGTATCAAGCCTTATCAAAAGGATTTGGATTTGCCACACGGTTTAGCTTTGGATGTTTTGCCTTTAGATTATTATCCTAAAAATCCAGCTGAACGAAAGAAACAAGTCCGCTGGGCCTTGATTTATTCCCTTTTCTGTGCCCAAACTGTCCCAGAAAAGCATGGTGCAGTCATGAAATGGGGAAGTCGCATCTTACTTGGTTTGACACCAAAATCTCTACGTTATCGCATTTGGAAAAAAGCTGAGAAAGAAATGACCAAGTACACTTTATCAGAGAGTGATGGAATCACAGAATTATGCTCAGGACCTGGCTACATGAGAAACAAGTACCCAATCGCAGCCTTTGAAGATAATCTCTTCTTGCCATTTGAAGGAACTGAGATGCCTATCCCAGTCGGCTATGATGCCTATCTCAGCACTGCTTTTGGGGATTATATGACACCACCACCAGCAGACAAGCAAGTACCGCATCATGATGCCATTATAGCAGACATGGACAAGAGTTACACAGAGTACAAGGGAGAATACGGAGCATGA
- a CDS encoding LicD family protein, with translation MLQWLKRSLASLLGDKKDLVKNLPIIKSLNKKANIDLDSKRSNLLKENFEDILKAIYQSELKSYDIWLDFGTLLGFYRENDLITHDLDMDFGIIIPDYEAFLKDEKVLLEKGFVRTKEFYYNDKLVELSYSYKGLNVDFIVYDKKEGTISSDTIFYMTNALGNPTRYEVYHYELPFTALSECSFKEILVKVPENTREYISYLYGEDFEIPNTHYNWKENPIYKQRDANLAKVLLGKSL, from the coding sequence GTGTTACAATGGTTAAAAAGAAGTTTAGCCAGCCTCTTAGGAGATAAGAAAGATCTGGTTAAAAACCTACCTATTATCAAGAGTTTAAATAAAAAAGCCAATATCGACTTGGATTCAAAGAGAAGCAATTTGCTCAAAGAAAACTTTGAAGATATTCTAAAGGCAATCTATCAATCTGAACTAAAATCCTACGATATCTGGTTAGATTTTGGAACTTTACTTGGATTCTACAGAGAAAATGATTTGATTACGCATGATTTAGATATGGACTTTGGGATTATTATCCCAGACTACGAAGCCTTTTTAAAGGATGAGAAAGTTCTTTTGGAGAAAGGCTTTGTTAGAACTAAAGAGTTCTATTACAATGATAAACTTGTAGAATTATCCTATAGTTACAAGGGCCTCAATGTGGATTTTATTGTCTATGATAAAAAGGAAGGTACCATCTCCTCAGATACTATTTTCTACATGACAAATGCCTTGGGAAATCCTACAAGATATGAAGTCTACCACTATGAATTGCCTTTTACAGCACTAAGTGAATGCAGTTTTAAAGAAATTCTAGTAAAAGTTCCAGAAAATACAAGAGAATACATTAGTTACTTGTATGGGGAGGATTTTGAAATTCCTAACACTCATTACAACTGGAAAGAAAATCCAATTTACAAACAAAGAGATGCTAACTTGGCTAAGGTCCTTTTAGGAAAATCTCTTTAG
- a CDS encoding glycosyltransferase family 2 protein: MMGEKISVIVPVYNVEAYLEKCVESILKQTYTNLEILLVNDGSTDTSGELCDQLAQRDQRIRVIHKENGGLSDARNRGIEEASSDLIGFIDSDDYIDEDMYETLYRQMLETNADLSMCGHYDVYHQIPEKQVAAIQTWELTPQEAIKMVMEAKILSVTAVNKLYKKELFEHLRFEIGKIAEDAFIMIALIHHCRKVVATNEKKYYYVHRENSITTQKFSLKFLNVIEAYEQNADIIRENYPELADVATMRLNWAYFYVLDRLLVDADFKDRVLEDRLIAYLKKNTKNILLDSRFTRARKVSFLALCLSRKLYTKILLAQTKR; this comes from the coding sequence ATGATGGGAGAAAAAATAAGCGTTATCGTTCCAGTCTACAATGTAGAAGCCTATCTGGAGAAGTGTGTCGAATCCATTTTAAAACAGACCTATACCAACTTGGAAATTCTTCTTGTCAATGACGGCTCAACGGATACTAGTGGAGAACTGTGTGACCAATTAGCTCAAAGAGATCAACGGATTCGTGTCATTCACAAGGAAAACGGTGGCTTGTCTGACGCTCGAAATAGAGGGATTGAAGAGGCAAGTTCTGATTTGATTGGTTTTATCGATAGTGATGACTACATTGACGAAGATATGTATGAGACCCTTTACCGTCAAATGCTAGAAACCAATGCTGATCTTTCTATGTGTGGACATTATGATGTCTACCACCAAATTCCAGAAAAGCAAGTTGCAGCGATTCAGACTTGGGAATTAACTCCCCAAGAAGCCATTAAAATGGTTATGGAAGCTAAAATCCTCTCGGTCACAGCTGTCAACAAACTTTATAAAAAAGAACTCTTTGAACACCTACGATTTGAAATTGGCAAAATAGCAGAAGATGCCTTCATCATGATTGCCTTGATTCATCACTGTCGCAAGGTTGTCGCAACAAATGAGAAGAAATACTACTATGTTCACCGTGAAAATAGTATCACGACTCAAAAATTCTCCTTGAAATTCTTAAACGTTATTGAGGCTTATGAGCAAAACGCCGATATTATCAGAGAGAATTATCCTGAACTGGCAGATGTTGCAACCATGCGTTTAAACTGGGCTTACTTCTATGTATTGGATAGGCTCTTGGTTGATGCAGATTTCAAGGATAGGGTCTTAGAAGACCGTTTGATTGCCTATCTAAAGAAAAACACAAAGAACATTCTTTTAGATAGTCGTTTTACAAGAGCAAGAAAAGTGAGCTTTTTAGCTTTGTGCCTGAGTCGAAAATTGTATACGAAAATCTTGCTTGCACAAACTAAGCGTTAG
- a CDS encoding TPM domain-containing protein, which yields MKKLILLLITPLFFFMPLVAANIAVPDRPLNGIYDPNGYLTTSVAETLESMNARSETQVGIYIVDTLDDSSIEEVANEVARKWKIGKQDSNSGILIAIAIKDRKFRIETSNEAAIWLPDSKASSLLNDSKPYMKVGKYTDALNRILVGISKAESGKSEIINKKENKNTQLPKSLEYTAIIIAFLRICFNYIPLFILVYVLLATCFDYLKRCRFSKYEYEGKGKLYPDFPNFVPNDTWTEERKTNYKKNKRLIRSQYNYSGYNKLYPDSKGFLPNDTWTTLLIEAYYAEVERKQLDRLNRSQYSYNGKGKLYPNDKDFVKNASWTSELKKSYYASQRVQSSSYGRLDSSTSGYDTGSSSSSWSSDDWDGGGFDGGGSSDSW from the coding sequence ATGAAAAAGTTAATTTTACTCTTAATTACTCCTTTATTCTTTTTTATGCCTCTAGTGGCGGCTAATATAGCTGTTCCAGATCGTCCTTTAAATGGTATTTACGATCCTAACGGTTATTTAACCACTAGTGTTGCAGAAACGTTAGAGAGTATGAATGCTAGAAGTGAAACCCAAGTAGGTATTTACATTGTAGATACCCTGGATGATTCCAGTATCGAAGAGGTAGCCAATGAGGTTGCACGCAAATGGAAAATTGGGAAACAAGATTCCAACAGTGGAATTTTAATCGCTATTGCTATAAAGGATAGGAAGTTTCGTATTGAAACATCCAACGAAGCAGCAATTTGGCTTCCTGACTCGAAGGCTAGTTCTTTACTAAATGATTCGAAGCCTTACATGAAAGTAGGGAAATATACTGATGCTCTTAATAGAATTCTAGTAGGTATCTCTAAAGCCGAATCTGGGAAATCTGAAATCATAAACAAGAAAGAGAATAAGAATACTCAGCTTCCAAAAAGCTTAGAATACACAGCAATAATTATTGCATTCCTTAGGATATGCTTTAACTACATTCCGTTATTTATCTTGGTTTATGTACTTTTAGCAACTTGCTTCGATTACTTAAAAAGATGTCGCTTTTCTAAGTATGAGTACGAGGGAAAGGGGAAGCTGTATCCAGATTTTCCTAACTTTGTACCTAACGATACATGGACTGAAGAACGTAAAACGAACTATAAAAAAAATAAGCGTTTAATTAGGTCTCAGTATAACTACTCTGGATATAACAAACTATATCCAGACTCAAAAGGTTTTCTGCCTAATGATACTTGGACTACATTACTGATAGAAGCATACTACGCAGAAGTTGAAAGAAAGCAACTAGATAGGCTGAACCGCTCTCAATACTCTTATAATGGGAAGGGAAAACTCTATCCAAACGATAAAGATTTTGTGAAGAATGCTTCTTGGACTTCTGAGCTCAAAAAAAGCTACTATGCTTCACAAAGAGTACAGTCAAGTTCTTATGGTAGATTAGATTCTTCCACATCTGGATATGATACTGGTAGTTCTAGTTCATCTTGGTCTTCTGATGATTGGGATGGCGGAGGATTTGATGGTGGTGGCTCTTCAGATAGCTGGTAA
- a CDS encoding shikimate kinase codes for MAKVLLGFMGAGKSTIARGLDSDYIDMDALIEERLGMSIADFFAEKGEDAFRQVESEVLADLLKTDRVVSTGGGVVVSQRNRDLLKQNPDNIYLKANFETLYQRIAADKDNQRPLFLNNSKEELAAIFQERQAWYEEIASQVLDVTKLSPEEIIEELR; via the coding sequence ATGGCTAAGGTATTACTCGGATTTATGGGGGCTGGCAAATCGACAATCGCTAGAGGATTGGACTCAGACTACATCGATATGGATGCCTTAATCGAGGAACGTTTGGGCATGTCCATTGCGGATTTCTTCGCTGAAAAAGGAGAAGATGCCTTTCGTCAGGTGGAGTCTGAAGTTTTAGCGGACTTACTAAAAACGGACCGAGTTGTGTCAACTGGTGGAGGAGTAGTCGTTTCTCAGAGAAATCGTGACTTGCTCAAACAAAATCCTGATAACATTTATCTGAAAGCAAATTTTGAAACCCTTTACCAACGGATCGCAGCTGATAAGGACAATCAACGGCCGCTTTTTCTAAATAATAGCAAGGAAGAACTGGCAGCTATTTTCCAAGAAAGACAAGCTTGGTATGAGGAAATAGCCAGTCAAGTTCTGGATGTGACCAAGTTAAGTCCAGAGGAAATTATAGAGGAACTGAGATGA
- a CDS encoding LemA family protein, with protein MSKKLIALIGVLVGIIFISFIVLTSSYNSLVSKDESVKQANSKIEVALQRRADLIPNVVNSVKGYMKHEEDIFTKIADARSKIGSGNKETKNEGESELTSAISLLLVVQENYPELKADTQVSSLISELEGTENRLFVTRKDYNDTATEYKKTIRRFPTNMIAGLFGFQRAELIEAEKDAKVVPKVNLTD; from the coding sequence ATGTCAAAAAAACTAATTGCTCTAATCGGAGTTCTTGTAGGAATTATCTTCATCAGTTTTATAGTGTTGACAAGTTCGTACAACAGTCTTGTAAGTAAAGATGAATCTGTGAAACAAGCAAACTCGAAGATTGAAGTGGCACTTCAACGTAGGGCTGACTTAATTCCAAATGTTGTAAATTCTGTAAAAGGGTACATGAAGCACGAAGAAGACATCTTTACAAAGATTGCAGATGCTCGTTCTAAGATTGGATCAGGAAATAAAGAAACAAAAAATGAAGGAGAGAGCGAATTAACGTCTGCTATTTCTCTATTGCTAGTTGTTCAAGAAAATTATCCTGAGTTAAAAGCCGATACACAAGTGTCTTCTCTAATATCAGAGCTTGAGGGAACTGAAAATCGTTTGTTTGTTACTCGTAAAGATTACAACGATACTGCAACAGAATATAAAAAGACCATTAGACGTTTTCCTACTAATATGATAGCTGGTTTGTTTGGTTTCCAAAGAGCTGAGTTAATTGAAGCAGAGAAAGATGCAAAGGTTGTCCCTAAAGTCAATTTAACTGATTAG
- the aroA gene encoding 3-phosphoshikimate 1-carboxyvinyltransferase — MKLKTNIRHLHGSIRVPGDKSISHRSIIFGSLAEGETKVYDILRGEDVLSTMQVFRDLGVEIEDKDGVITIQGVGMDGLKAPQNALDMGNSGTSIRLISGVLAGADFEVEMFGDDSLSKRPMDRVTIPLKKMGVSISGQTERDLPPLHLKGTKNLRPIHYELPIASAQVKSALMFAALQAQGESVIIEKECTRNHTEDMLQQFGGHLSVDGKKITVQGPQKLTGQKVVVPGDISSAAFWLVAGLIVPNSRVVLQNVGINETRTGIIDVIRAMGGRLEITDIDPVAKSATLNVESSDLKGTEIGGALIPRLIDELPIIALLATQAQGVTVIKDAEELKVKETDRIQVVADALNSMGAAITPTADGMIIKGKSRLHGARVNTFGDHRIGMMTAIAALLVADGEVELDRAEAINTSYPSFFDDLESLIHG, encoded by the coding sequence ATGAAACTAAAAACAAACATTCGCCACTTACATGGCAGTATCCGGGTTCCAGGTGACAAGTCTATCAGCCATCGTTCGATTATTTTTGGTAGTTTGGCTGAGGGAGAGACCAAGGTTTATGATATTCTGCGTGGAGAGGATGTGCTCTCAACCATGCAGGTCTTTCGTGACCTTGGTGTTGAAATTGAGGACAAAGATGGGGTTATTACCATTCAAGGTGTAGGCATGGATGGCTTAAAAGCGCCGCAGAACGCTTTGGATATGGGAAATTCTGGTACCTCGATTCGCCTGATTTCAGGTGTCCTTGCTGGTGCAGACTTCGAAGTAGAGATGTTTGGAGATGATAGTCTTTCCAAACGTCCTATGGATCGTGTGACGATTCCATTGAAAAAAATGGGGGTTAGCATTTCAGGGCAAACAGAGCGAGACCTGCCTCCCCTTCATTTAAAAGGGACGAAAAATTTAAGACCGATTCATTATGAGTTGCCAATCGCCTCTGCCCAAGTTAAGTCAGCCTTGATGTTTGCAGCCTTGCAGGCTCAGGGGGAGTCCGTTATTATCGAGAAAGAATGCACTCGTAACCACACCGAAGATATGCTACAGCAATTTGGTGGCCATTTAAGTGTGGATGGCAAGAAAATCACAGTCCAAGGACCACAAAAACTGACCGGACAAAAGGTTGTCGTGCCAGGAGATATTTCCAGTGCAGCCTTTTGGTTGGTCGCAGGTTTGATTGTTCCAAACTCTCGTGTGGTGCTGCAGAATGTGGGCATCAATGAAACGCGTACAGGTATTATTGATGTCATTCGCGCCATGGGTGGAAGATTGGAAATAACTGATATTGACCCAGTCGCTAAATCAGCAACCTTGAATGTCGAGTCTTCAGACCTGAAAGGAACGGAGATAGGTGGAGCCTTGATTCCACGTTTGATTGATGAATTACCTATTATTGCCCTTTTAGCGACACAAGCACAAGGTGTAACAGTCATTAAGGATGCTGAGGAACTCAAGGTCAAGGAAACAGACCGCATTCAGGTGGTGGCAGATGCCTTAAATAGCATGGGGGCGGCTATCACTCCTACAGCAGACGGGATGATTATCAAAGGGAAATCAAGACTTCATGGCGCTAGAGTCAATACGTTTGGTGACCATCGAATTGGAATGATGACAGCCATCGCAGCCCTCTTGGTTGCGGATGGAGAAGTGGAACTTGATCGTGCTGAAGCCATCAATACCAGCTATCCTAGCTTCTTTGATGATTTGGAGAGCTTGATTCATGGCTAA
- the pheA gene encoding prephenate dehydratase encodes MKIAYLGPKGSFSHHVVKTAFPNEELQAFANITDVIKAYEQGLVDYSVVPVENSIEGSVHESLDYLFHQADIQAVAEIVQPIHQQLMAVPGHTKIEKIFSHPQALAQGKKFIEEHYPEAQLEVTASTAYAAHFIAEHPDQPFAAIAPRNSATEYGLELIAEDIQEMEANFTRFWVLGSEIPTIHMQSQTEKMSLALTLPDNLPGALYKALSTFAWRGIDLTKIESRPLKTVLGEYFFIIDVDYSAKELVHFARQELETIGIQYKILGTYPIFTIRDLGKESL; translated from the coding sequence ATGAAAATTGCCTATCTAGGTCCCAAGGGATCTTTTTCTCACCACGTTGTGAAGACTGCTTTTCCTAATGAGGAATTACAAGCCTTTGCCAATATCACAGATGTTATCAAGGCCTATGAACAAGGATTGGTGGACTATTCGGTGGTGCCAGTTGAAAACTCTATCGAAGGCAGTGTGCATGAAAGCTTGGACTATCTTTTTCATCAGGCGGACATTCAGGCTGTTGCAGAAATAGTACAACCCATTCATCAGCAACTGATGGCAGTTCCTGGTCATACTAAGATTGAAAAGATTTTTTCACACCCTCAAGCTTTGGCTCAAGGAAAAAAATTCATAGAGGAGCATTATCCAGAAGCCCAGCTTGAAGTGACGGCAAGCACAGCCTATGCAGCCCACTTTATCGCTGAACATCCAGACCAGCCTTTTGCAGCCATTGCCCCTAGAAACTCCGCTACTGAGTATGGTTTGGAATTGATAGCAGAAGATATCCAAGAAATGGAAGCCAACTTCACTCGTTTTTGGGTATTAGGGTCTGAGATTCCCACTATCCATATGCAATCACAAACTGAAAAAATGAGTTTGGCCTTAACCTTACCGGATAACCTTCCTGGTGCCCTTTACAAGGCTCTGTCAACCTTCGCTTGGCGAGGGATTGATTTAACCAAGATAGAAAGTCGTCCTCTCAAAACGGTACTAGGTGAATACTTTTTCATCATAGATGTGGATTATAGTGCCAAAGAGCTGGTTCATTTTGCCAGACAAGAACTAGAAACAATTGGGATCCAGTACAAGATACTGGGAACCTACCCTATTTTCACTATTAGGGATTTAGGAAAGGAGAGCCTATGA
- a CDS encoding LicD family protein, whose amino-acid sequence MISFIEKNYFKINLLFLSVISFYCMAGLIVPLQSISANKFVTLGMTLMGVLLGLYNFFIKKAYLTVRKIEYLILFFIMNILTAVLVVKYGFSTNIKNLVVFFIYFFALYPVFQSFTVKKARVLFDVFFSVITVANTLGVLVSIWQFFMLQGYRVFDYKGLLIRQGFVESRLFGILASPNYLSIISLMVIIYLWMRLSLYNTVLKTLAISSILLNFAYIVLSGSRTTYICLVVVAFFYALMTANWTKKTKSLLTVLVTVGLVFVGYNGIKYSSDIYLKAHSAQIQKNQENGQNGDNNLSLERTDTSEENISNNRFAIWQSTASFIPKRPLFGYSGGNWYELGKEYDASAYIIKQHYLTHNGYLELLFYDGLTGFIPLAIFMLAFIISSLKKYKKDLQEGRHNHELITILLMTVVILISNLFLSSTFYGISLQGCILFVISGYYFSVLYKKRDGYRKLDEAEIKEVELGVMDYIHNLCQKENINYSLAYGTLLGAVRHKGYIPWDDDIDISLKRDEYDKLYQAILQDNDPVYKVVSWENDARYPYPFYRVYDARTVYDNNYIENDIDLGICVDVFPFDYYADVNKDMVKLDTYRRLSVYTLYGIHNKNAKLKNIVRYLLVLVFRLTRVKTWNRKMNILSMQEKDGDFIDYLMENKRVSTKFDKSFLDTTIDSPFEDRVYKIPAAYQQILSAIYGDDFMEIPPLEKRVKHDDFLAYIKEG is encoded by the coding sequence ATGATTTCATTTATTGAAAAAAACTATTTTAAAATCAATCTGCTGTTTTTATCAGTTATATCTTTTTACTGTATGGCAGGCTTGATTGTCCCACTTCAGTCGATTTCGGCCAATAAATTTGTCACTCTTGGCATGACCCTCATGGGCGTTTTGTTGGGACTTTATAATTTCTTTATCAAAAAAGCCTATCTGACTGTCAGAAAAATTGAGTATTTGATTCTCTTTTTTATAATGAATATCCTGACCGCGGTCTTAGTTGTAAAGTATGGATTTTCAACAAACATAAAGAACTTAGTCGTCTTTTTCATCTATTTCTTTGCACTCTATCCAGTCTTTCAGTCTTTCACAGTGAAAAAAGCGCGTGTTCTATTTGATGTCTTCTTTTCAGTCATCACTGTCGCAAATACCCTAGGTGTTCTTGTCTCAATTTGGCAATTCTTCATGTTGCAAGGTTACCGCGTATTTGATTACAAGGGCTTATTGATCCGCCAAGGATTTGTAGAATCTCGTCTATTTGGGATCTTAGCTAGTCCCAACTATCTCTCTATTATTTCTTTGATGGTGATTATTTATTTGTGGATGCGCTTATCACTCTACAATACAGTCCTTAAAACTCTGGCTATCTCATCCATTCTGCTAAATTTTGCTTATATTGTATTGTCAGGTTCAAGGACAACCTATATCTGTTTGGTAGTCGTTGCTTTCTTTTATGCTTTAATGACGGCTAACTGGACTAAAAAAACTAAGTCACTTCTTACTGTTCTAGTGACAGTAGGATTGGTATTTGTCGGCTATAATGGTATCAAATATAGTAGCGATATTTACTTGAAAGCTCACTCAGCTCAAATCCAAAAAAACCAAGAAAATGGACAAAATGGGGACAACAATCTTTCCCTTGAGAGAACAGACACCAGCGAAGAAAATATCTCTAATAACCGTTTTGCTATTTGGCAGTCAACAGCTTCCTTTATTCCTAAACGTCCCTTATTTGGATATTCAGGTGGAAACTGGTATGAGTTAGGTAAAGAGTATGATGCTTCAGCCTATATCATCAAGCAACATTATCTTACTCACAACGGCTACCTTGAGTTGTTATTCTATGATGGTCTGACAGGTTTTATCCCGCTAGCTATCTTTATGCTTGCCTTCATCATTTCAAGTCTCAAGAAATATAAGAAAGACCTTCAAGAGGGTCGCCACAATCATGAATTGATCACCATTCTGTTAATGACTGTTGTTATTCTCATTTCTAACTTGTTCTTGAGTTCAACCTTCTATGGAATTTCACTACAGGGTTGTATCTTGTTTGTGATTTCAGGTTACTATTTCTCTGTTCTCTATAAAAAAAGAGATGGCTACAGAAAGCTAGATGAAGCAGAGATCAAAGAAGTTGAACTAGGTGTCATGGATTACATCCACAATCTCTGTCAAAAAGAGAACATCAACTATTCACTGGCTTATGGAACCTTGCTGGGAGCAGTAAGACACAAGGGCTACATTCCTTGGGATGACGATATTGATATCTCCTTGAAACGCGATGAATACGATAAATTGTATCAAGCAATTTTGCAAGACAATGACCCAGTCTACAAAGTGGTTTCTTGGGAAAATGACGCTCGGTACCCTTACCCATTTTACCGAGTTTATGATGCGCGAACAGTCTATGATAACAACTATATCGAAAATGATATCGATTTAGGAATTTGTGTGGATGTTTTCCCATTTGACTATTATGCTGATGTTAACAAAGACATGGTAAAACTAGATACTTACCGTCGTTTATCAGTCTATACTCTTTATGGCATCCATAATAAGAATGCAAAACTCAAGAATATCGTCCGATATCTACTTGTCCTTGTATTTCGTCTGACTCGTGTCAAAACTTGGAATCGAAAGATGAACATCCTATCTATGCAAGAAAAAGATGGAGACTTCATTGACTACCTCATGGAGAACAAAAGAGTTTCTACCAAGTTTGACAAGTCCTTCTTGGATACAACGATTGACAGTCCATTTGAAGATAGAGTTTACAAAATTCCTGCGGCCTATCAGCAAATCCTTTCTGCCATCTACGGAGATGACTTTATGGAAATTCCGCCTCTAGAAAAACGAGTGAAGCACGATGACTTCCTGGCATACATAAAGGAGGGATAG
- a CDS encoding LCP family protein produces the protein MSKESPLSHHEQLRYDYLFKNFHYLNDRERKEFDYLQQKMTGPKQEVHHFQQEEKEESWGRDINLPTYGNRSRAKKREKVAPLPKVKKKKRRIRFKRILTWFLLLITCVAAGMIFMFLRGFQSAANPSNKPADAKAAQVEVFNGQDTKDGVNILIMGTDGRIGQNSAETRTDTIMVLNVSGSDKKIKLVSFMRDNLVYIDGYSKIVNGQKQTDNKLNVAYELGEQEGQKGAEMVRKVLKDNFDLDIKYYALVDFQAFATAIDTLFPEGVTIDAQFSTLNGQPLTEATVGDDLHATETESPTQTIKVGKQQMNGSTLLNYARFRDDDEGDYGRTKRQQQVMSAVLEQIKDPTKLFTGSEALGKVFAMTSTNLPYSFLLTNGLSVIEGAQNGIERLTIPELGDWVDDYDVYGGQALLVDQKKYKTKLAQMGMR, from the coding sequence ATGAGCAAAGAAAGCCCGTTAAGTCATCATGAGCAGTTACGTTATGACTATCTCTTTAAGAATTTTCACTACCTCAATGATCGGGAGCGAAAGGAGTTTGATTACCTGCAGCAAAAGATGACAGGACCCAAGCAAGAAGTTCACCATTTCCAACAAGAAGAAAAAGAAGAATCTTGGGGTAGAGACATTAATCTTCCGACTTATGGAAATAGAAGTCGGGCTAAGAAACGTGAAAAGGTAGCTCCTCTACCTAAAGTCAAAAAGAAAAAGAGAAGAATTCGCTTCAAACGAATACTGACTTGGTTCTTGCTGTTGATTACATGTGTGGCTGCAGGGATGATTTTCATGTTTCTTCGAGGATTCCAGTCGGCAGCCAATCCAAGCAATAAGCCAGCTGATGCCAAGGCAGCCCAAGTAGAAGTCTTTAACGGTCAGGATACCAAAGATGGTGTGAATATCCTAATCATGGGGACAGATGGCCGTATTGGTCAAAATAGTGCGGAGACCCGTACAGACACAATCATGGTGCTAAATGTCAGTGGTTCGGATAAGAAGATTAAGCTCGTCAGCTTTATGCGTGACAACTTGGTTTATATCGACGGGTATAGTAAGATTGTAAATGGCCAGAAACAAACGGATAACAAACTCAATGTTGCCTACGAACTTGGGGAACAAGAAGGGCAAAAAGGAGCGGAAATGGTCCGCAAGGTTCTAAAAGATAATTTTGACTTGGATATCAAGTACTACGCCCTAGTTGACTTTCAGGCTTTTGCAACAGCTATTGACACACTTTTCCCTGAAGGAGTGACTATCGATGCTCAATTTTCAACTCTGAACGGTCAACCTCTGACAGAAGCCACAGTCGGAGATGATCTTCATGCAACAGAAACAGAGTCTCCAACCCAAACCATCAAAGTTGGAAAACAGCAGATGAATGGTTCTACCTTGCTGAACTATGCTCGCTTCCGTGATGATGATGAAGGAGACTACGGACGCACAAAACGTCAGCAACAAGTCATGTCAGCCGTTCTTGAGCAGATCAAAGATCCAACCAAACTCTTTACAGGATCTGAGGCACTTGGAAAAGTCTTTGCGATGACTTCGACCAATCTACCGTATAGCTTCTTGTTGACCAATGGTTTATCTGTCATAGAAGGCGCTCAGAATGGTATCGAAAGATTAACTATTCCCGAACTTGGTGACTGGGTAGATGACTACGATGTTTATGGAGGGCAGGCTCTCCTTGTCGACCAAAAAAAATACAAGACAAAACTCGCCCAAATGGGAATGAGATAG